GTCTTCCTCGATGAACCAAATCGCGCGATGATCGGTCAACTCGAAACTTCGGCCACAAAAAAATCCTTCGCGAATCAGCATCGATTCCGATACAATTCCTGACGTGCTATTCTCTTCGGTCGATCCGCCGTGTTGCTCCGCAACCCAGCGTCTGAGACGATTTCGGACCATAGCCAAACGTTGAGAATTTGTCATGCGAGGGGTCTGTACTTCGGTCAAGCGGAAGGGGAACTGCTCGGGCGGTATCGGTCGAGCCATCCCGATCCGTGGAACAAGTTCGGGAAAATGAAGCAAACAGGGCGTGCAATGCGCTCGAGAAGCCTCACACCCTTTTTCGGCTCACTACAATTGGTCCGTTCGGCTCAAATCGATCCGTAGGCAATCCAACCCCAAACCTCCCAAATTGACAGTGTTCGAAGGGAATCCTCCATGCGTGTTCTGCTCGACGAGACTCAATTGACCACGGGGGTCCATGGGCTCGCCGATGAAATTGACCGATACTATGGAAACCAGCGGCATTTGACGGTCATTGCTGTGATGACGGGCAGTTTGGTCTTGTTTGCGGATCTGATTCGCCGGCTATCGATGCCTCAACGGGTCGGCGTGGTGCAAGCGTCCAGCTATCGTGGCGGTACCACGTCGGGACAGCTGCATGTTGACGCGAAAATGATGATCGATGTCAGTGGACGCGATGTGTTGTTGGTGGATGATATTTTTGATACCGGCAAGACACTCGATCGGCTTCGCTCGATGATGATTGAATTTGGAGCAAACAGCGTGAAAACGGCGGTGTTGCTTCACAAGCAGCGTGACCACGCCGTGGAGCTGCGGCCCGACTTCGTGGCATTTGAGATCCCTGATGAGTTTGTGGTCGGCTATGGGCTTGATTACTTAGACATGTACCGCAATCTTCCCTACTTAGCCGTACTCGAGCCGGCTGAAATTGAAGCGACCGCGTCGGAACAACAACCGTGAATCCACCTTTGCGAGTCCTTCTCGTTGGCCGGCATTTTTGGCCGTCGGCTTCGTATGACAGCACAGGGTTTCTGTGTCAATTGGCGACCGGCCTTCACCGCAGCGGGGTGCATGTCGAAGTCCTTTCACCTCGCTACGCTGCGACGTGGCCCGAGCGGTTTGAATATCGCGAGATTCCCGTGCATCGGCCCGCCGCGGCGCCACGTAGCGATTGGTCGATGGGGCGTTACGTGCGGCATGTGACGTCGTGGTTGAAGGAGCATGGCCGTTCCTTCGACGTCATTTTAGTCGACTCGATTCGTGAAGAGTCCGTGGCTGCCGTTGATGCAGCGAAATCGGTCGG
This is a stretch of genomic DNA from Novipirellula artificiosorum. It encodes these proteins:
- the hpt gene encoding hypoxanthine phosphoribosyltransferase gives rise to the protein MRVLLDETQLTTGVHGLADEIDRYYGNQRHLTVIAVMTGSLVLFADLIRRLSMPQRVGVVQASSYRGGTTSGQLHVDAKMMIDVSGRDVLLVDDIFDTGKTLDRLRSMMIEFGANSVKTAVLLHKQRDHAVELRPDFVAFEIPDEFVVGYGLDYLDMYRNLPYLAVLEPAEIEATASEQQP